The following DNA comes from Chthoniobacterales bacterium.
TTGCCGTTTCTTTGGCGGAATCCGGAGCGCTTGGAGGAAGCCGCCGCCCGCTTGCAGCACCTGCTTGAGTCCGAACCATGGCGCGAATGGTTCCCGGTGAAAAAGTTGTGCGAACTCCCGCACCAACTCTCTCCCCTCGCCCGCGCTCTTGCCGCCGTTCTCCGCGCGTGGGTCGCCCAACCGGAGGCAATTATCGCCTGCGATATGCGCCATGCCCTGGAGGCCAGAGCGAGCAGCCATGTTTCGCGTGCGCTTGTTTGGCTGCGGGAGGCGCTTCCCGATGCCGCATGGCTCGTCCTGCAGACCGAATCGGCTTTGCCCGCGGGCATACGCGGAAATATTCTCCCACCGCAGTCATGAAATATTTGCAGGAGAGCGATCCGCGGTTCCGGCACCTCGGACTCAAGGTCGGAAGTTTTTTGACCGCACTCGTGGTGCTCGTTGTGCTGATGGCCGCGGTGCTCGGTTGGCGGCAGGATCTTTTCCAGCCTGTCACAATCTTCCGCACTTCGCCCGGCGACGCGGCGGGGATCACGGCCGGAATGGATGTGAGCGTGCAAGGAATCCGTGTAGGGCGCGTGAGCCGGGTGGAACTGGATGATGCCGGACAACCGCGCGTGATGCTGCGGGTGCAGAAACGCGCGGCGCAATGGCTGCGTTCGGATGCTGCCGCGGTGCTCGCGGGCCGCGGTCCGCTGGAAAGCCCCTACATCGAGTTATCCACCGGTTCGAAGGACCTGCCTGCCCTGGCCGACGGGGCGGAGTTGCCTTTCCGGCGCGAAGCAAGCATCGGGGAGTTGGCCTCGGCGCTGGAAGAGCAGCTTCGTCCGCTGATCGACGCGGGAACACGGATGTTCGGCGACTTGAACCGGCCCGACGGCGACATGCACGTGGCTTTGGCCGAACTGCGCACGCTGACGGGATCGATGCTCAAGGAAATCCCCCCTGCATTGTCCGATGCGCGACAAACCGCGCAAACCACGCGCGAGTTTGTCGCGGAACTGGCCGCCGAAGAAAGCGATGTCAACAAAGCGCG
Coding sequences within:
- a CDS encoding MCE family protein; amino-acid sequence: MARMVPGEKVVRTPAPTLSPRPRSCRRSPRVGRPTGGNYRLRYAPCPGGQSEQPCFACACLAAGGASRCRMARPADRIGFARGHTRKYSPTAVMKYLQESDPRFRHLGLKVGSFLTALVVLVVLMAAVLGWRQDLFQPVTIFRTSPGDAAGITAGMDVSVQGIRVGRVSRVELDDAGQPRVMLRVQKRAAQWLRSDAAAVLAGRGPLESPYIELSTGSKDLPALADGAELPFRREASIGELASALEEQLRPLIDAGTRMFGDLNRPDGDMHVALAELRTLTGSMLKEIPPALSDARQTAQTTREFVAELAAEESDVNKARENLLLVSGKIEKELPALLDQAEETLAALRQATLRVDKSVQTSAPELEKLVRRSNDVALKADGLITDLRKAWLMKLFVPQGQKPRE